In Eubalaena glacialis isolate mEubGla1 chromosome 3, mEubGla1.1.hap2.+ XY, whole genome shotgun sequence, the following are encoded in one genomic region:
- the LOC133087059 gene encoding protein S100-A7-like — translation MSSTEAEKTTIGMSDLFHKYSGLNDTIEKGDPLKLLKENFPNFLSARTKMGTDYLSTVFEKKDKNKDEKIDFSSFLSLLGDIVTDYHNHGHGVPLYYGRY, via the exons ATGAGCAGCACTGAGGCTGAGAAGACCACGATAGGCATGAGTGACCTGTTTCACAAATACTCAGGACTCAATGACACCATCGAGAAGGGGGACCCGCTGAAGCTGTTGAAGGAGAATTTCCCCAACTTCCTCAGTGCCCGT ACCAAAATGGGCACAGATTACTTGTCCACTGTCTTTGAGAAAAAGGACAAGAATAAGGACGAGAAGATTGACTTTTCCTCGTTCCTCTCCTTGCTGGGGGATATAGTCACAGACTACCACAATCATGGCCACGGAGTGCCACTCTATTATGGGAGATATTAG
- the LOC133088159 gene encoding transmembrane protein 230-like — MTPSHTNLATGIPSSKVKYSRLSSTDDGYIDLQFKKKKKSPPKISYKAIALATVLFLIGTFLIMISSLLLAGYISKGEADRAVPVLIIGNLVFLPGFDHLCIAYYASKSYRGYSYDDIPDFDD; from the exons ATGACGCCGTCTCATACCAACCTGGCTACTGGAATTCCCAGTAGTAAAGTGAAATACTCAAGGCTCTCCAGTACAGACGATGGCTACATTGACCTTCAGTTTAAGAAAA aaaagaaaagccctcCTAAGATTTCATATAAGGCCATTGCGCTTGCTACGGTGCTGTTTTTGATTGGCACTTTTCTCATTATGATAAGCTCCCTCCTTCTGGCAGGCTATATCAGCAAAGGGGAGGCAGACCGGGCCGTTCCCGTCCTGATCATTGGCAACCTGGTGTTCCTGCCAGGATTTGACCACCTGTGCATCGCCTACTATGCATCCAAAAGCTACCGGGGTTACTCCTACGATGACATTCCAGACTTTGATGACTAG
- the LOC133088160 gene encoding LOW QUALITY PROTEIN: protein S100-A7-like (The sequence of the model RefSeq protein was modified relative to this genomic sequence to represent the inferred CDS: substituted 2 bases at 2 genomic stop codons), which translates to MSSTEAEKTTIGMSDLFHKYSGLNDTIEKGDPLKLLKENFPNFLSARTKMGTDYLSTVFEKKDKNKDKRSXLXREQKVDSSELLSLLGDIATDYHNQGHGAPPCSGGN; encoded by the exons ATGAGCAGCACTGAGGCTGAGAAGACCACGATAGGCATGAGTGACCTGTTTCACAAATACTCAGGACTCAATGACACCATCGAGAAGGGGGACCCGCTGAAGCTGTTGAAGGAGAATTTCCCCAACTTCCTCAGTGCCCGT ACCAAAATGGGCACAGATTACTTGTCTACTGTCTTTGAGAAAAAGGACAAGAATAAGGACAAGAGATCATGACTCTGAAGGGAGCAG AAGGTTGACTCTTCCGAGCTCCTCTCCTTGCTGGGGGATATAGCCACAGACTACCACAATCAGGGCCACGGAGCGCCACCCTGTTCTGGGGGAAATTAG